A single region of the Zootoca vivipara chromosome 2, rZooViv1.1, whole genome shotgun sequence genome encodes:
- the ARMC7 gene encoding armadillo repeat-containing protein 7 → MSQNHKDLLGLGRLEYLQALITEFQVTESSEAKEQVLANLANFAYDPKNYEYLRQLKVLDLFLDMLSEDNETLVEFALGGLCNLCLDKINKDYILEADGVAAVVGSLSSSNEETVMSAVTTLMYLTAPRSRQQITALPVVECMLRFSLSANRRLRNLATIFLEDYCTPHQVEAAKALTQHTALGIPLPKD, encoded by the exons ATGTCCCAAAACCACAAGGACCTACTAGGTCTGGGTCGCCTTGAATACCTACAGGCCCTAATCACTGAATTCCAGGTGACGGAGAGCTCTG AAGCCAAGGAGCAGGTGTTGGCCAATCTAGCTAATTTTGCTTATGATCCTAAGAACTATGAATATCTCCGGCAGCTCAAAGTATTGGACCTGTTCCTAGATATGCTCAGCGAGGACAATGAAACCCTTGTGGAATTTGCACTTG GTGGCCTTTGTAACCTCTGCCTGGACAAAATCAACAAAGACTATATCTTGGAGGCAGATGGTGTGGCAGCTGTTGTCGGTTCCCTCTCCAGCTCCAATGAAGAGACTGTGATGTCCGCAGTCACTACTTTAATGTACTTGACCGCCCCTCGGTCTCGCCAACAGATCACGGCTCTTCCCGTGGTGGAATGCATGCTGCGTTTCTCCCTCTCGGCCAACCGGAGGCTACGAAACCTGGCAACCATCTTCCTTGAAGATTACTGCACCCCTCATCAGGTAGAGGCGGCCAAGGCCCTGACCCAGCACACCGCCCTAGGGATCCCCCTGCCAAAGGACTGA